The Lycium barbarum isolate Lr01 chromosome 9, ASM1917538v2, whole genome shotgun sequence genome has a segment encoding these proteins:
- the LOC132611938 gene encoding uncharacterized protein LOC132611938 yields the protein MALYQPKLNIAKQRLEVIRASMVTQPLCHQLIEQEKVIVLELEKWSIVKEQLLRQKSKELWIQCGDSNSKLFHAQWRIRTSMNTITSVYNNVGVKLTDPKLVEEEFIAFFTKLMGECISTVSYSLTLNGGLTEPFQGKRGIRQGDPISPYLFVIAMKYLQREFAQLAKNKDFHFHPRCKKLAAVHVCFAYDLLMFCRAHLGSISLLQQTFMKFSLASRLQENADKSSFYLAGTLDNLKQTILEELGYSEGTIPFKYLGVPVAAKKLSILQCWSLVERIIAKINYWFSKIFSYASRLQLIKSVLFGGQSYWAQIFLIPKKFLKMVEAICRSFLWIGDSAISKKALVS from the exons ATGGCATTATACCAGCCGAAGCTTAATATAGCTAAGCAGAGATTGGAGGTAATCCGGGCTAGTATGGTGACCCAACCTCTTTGCCATCAACTCATAGAGCAAGAGAAGGTTATTGTACTAGAACTAGAAAAGTGGAGCATTGTGAAGGAACAGTTGTTGAGGCAGAAATCCAAGGAACTTTGGATCCAATGTGGAGATTCAAATTCTAAATTATTCCATGCTCAATGGAGAATTAGAACAAGTATGAATACTATTACCTCTGTTTATAATAATGTTGGGGTCAAACTGACTGATCCAAAACTGGTGGAGGAGGAATTTATTGCTTTCTTTACAAAGCTTATGGGAGAA TGTATATCAACTGTATCTTACTCCTTAACATTAAATGGGGGACTTACAGAACCATTTCAAGGCAAGAGGGGAATTAGGCAGGGGGACCCCATTTCCCCTTACCTATTTGTCATTGCCATGAAATACTTGCAAAGGGAATTTGCACAGTTGGCCAAGAATAAAGACTTTCACTTCCACCCCAGATGTAAGAAACTGGCAGCAGTACATGTATGCTTTGCTTATGACCTGCTCATGTTCTGCAGGGCTCATTTAGGGTCCATAAGCTTATTGCAgcaaacatttatgaaattttccttGGCTTCTAGGCTGCAAGAAAATGCTGACAAAAGTTCTTTTTACTTGGCTGGTACTCTTGATAACCTGAAGCAAACTATATTGGAAGAATTGGGTTATTCTGAGGGGACCATACCTTTCAAATACCTTGGAGTGCCAGTAGCAGCAAAAAAGCTATCCATACTGCAATGTTGGTCCCTGGTTGAAAGAATTATTGCAAAGATTAATTATTGGTTTTCTAAAATATTCTCTTATGCTAGCAGGCTGCAACTGATCAAGTCAGTGTTATTTGGGGGGCAGTCTTACTGGGCACAGATATTTTTGATACCTAAGAAATTCCTTAAGATGGTTGAGGCCATTTGTAGGTCCTTCTTATGGATAGGGGACTCTGCTATCTCCAAAAAAGCCTTAGTCtcatga